A DNA window from Tachysurus fulvidraco isolate hzauxx_2018 chromosome 4, HZAU_PFXX_2.0, whole genome shotgun sequence contains the following coding sequences:
- the nkx1.2la gene encoding NK1 transcription factor related 2-like,a has protein sequence MFELQDPALKTTTSHRISFSIMDILDPHKFTGKKLDGLFTENNETTFWSTEFGNMSSSLSGRETPQTESLIISNNPGGCTEEEQCNSLLTPDVETTTSLGDTHTRLSCPNDPDEADGDEESSSVNSVADASGTEDPARRRRRSRSDQGSARPRRARTAFTYEQLVALENKFRATRYLSVCERLNLALALSLTETQVKIWFQNRRTKWKKQNPGAADNILQPTSSSVSPGVGLCGSAVAGFHTFPPFSGGNGIFHSSSVVPLSSSGTLLRPFFSSGYLQPTFFQPHL, from the exons ATGTTTGAACTCCAGGACCCCGCGCTGAAAACAACAACTAGTCACAGAATTTCCTTTTCAATTATGGACATTCTGGACCCACACAAGTTCACAGGTAAAAAGCTAGATGGACTTTTCACAGAGAACAACGAGACGACTTTCTGGAGCACAGAGTTTGGAAACATGTCCAGTTCACTCTCTGGCAGAGAGACTCCTCAAACGGAGTCGTTAATTATCAGTAATAATCCAG GTGGGTGCACAGAAGAAGAGCAGTGTAACTCGCTCCTCACACCAGATGTGGAGACAACCACCTCCcttggagacacacacactcgtctctCGTGTCCTAATGACCCGGATGAGGCGGACGGCGATGAAGAAAGCAGCAGCGTTAACAGTGTTGCAGACGCATCGGGTACAGAGGATCCCGCGCGCCGCCGCCGCCGGTCCCGGTCCGATCAGGGGAGCGCGCGCCCCCGACGCGCCAGAACCGCCTTCACCTACGAGCAGCTGGTGGCGCTGGAGAACAAGTTCCGCGCAACGCGCTACCTGTCCGTGTGCGAGAGACTAAACCTGGCGCTGGCGCTCAGCCTGACAGAGACACAGGTAAAGATTTGGTTTCAGAACCGCAGAACAAAATGGAAGAAACAAAACCCGGGGGCTGCAGACAATATCCTGCAACCCACGAGCTCGAGCGTGAGTCCGGGTGTGGGACTTTGCGGGTCAGCCGTGGCGGGATTTCACACTTTCCCACCTTTCAGCGGGGGAAATGGTATTTTCCACTCTTCCAGCGTTGTACCATTATCATCATCTGGTACGCTCCTGCGCCCGTTCTTTTCTAGTGGCTACCTGCAGCCCACCTTCTTCCAGCCTCATTTATAA